TGTATACAACCTCCGACGTGAAGGAAGGCGCTATCCTGAACTCGCTTTACCTTTGTGCCTCGCTGCAGCTCGACATCCACATCGAAATCCAGATCGAGATGCCGTGTCAGCGACTGCATTCCCCAAACGCGTCCGTCTGTGCCGAACGCGGGCCCGCCGCTTTGTCCACGAATGCCCGGCGTACTGAGTTCAAATGCGATGATTTTTCCTGACGTATCGGCAACATGGCGGGTCAGCATTCCGTCGATCGGGAAACGAGGGGTGAATTCCTGGCCCTGATCGTTCCACCCGATCGAATCCGTCAGAGCGTTGTAGCCATAATTTGAAAATTCCGGAAACGGAAAACCGAGCCGGCAGATGGACATTCCTTGCTTCATCTCGGAGCTGTCGCGTCCGAAAACCGGAAAATTGTCGCACAAGATCTTTGAAACACCGCGAAAATGAAGCAGTGCGAGATCTAATGAGCCGTGTATTTTGATGTCGAGATTCAGGTTGCCTTCCACGCAATCGATCAGGCGTGTGTGCAGCTCGATGACTTCACCGGGCTTGAAGCCGTATTTGCGTTCGAGCTGATTTATCGCGTTCTTTTGATTGCGGTCGGCAGGTATGTCGGCCCGCTCGGTTTTGAACGCTTCAAATCTGTCCGCGATCTTCGTGCCTTCAATAAAATTCTTAGCGACATGGGCGCACGTGAGAGCCCAGCCGTCGGAATTCACAAAAAACAATGTCGCCGAACCCGGAACGATACGATTCGCTCCCCAAACACGCTGCAGCATGTGCAATGCCTTCGTATAACCACCAACTTCCTCGATCGCTTTTACAAACATGATAGATATCGTCCTTTTCTAACCAACTACTTCTAAAAAGAATAATCGTTGGGCCGCGAAGAAACAAAACGGCCGCCCAGTTCGAGCGGCCGCGAGTATCATTAATTGGCAGCAGGTCTCACTAAAAGCTCTTGCGGAACAGATACGACATTTTGATAAAAAAGCTCCTGCCATTGCCGGTGAGACCGGGCTCTTGCTGGCCGGTGTACGGGTTGTAGCCTCTGTAGTTAAGGTCGTCATTATATCCGGCATAGATCGCTGTTCCGGGGCTCGGCGTCCAGCCCAGGACGAACTGC
This sequence is a window from Acidobacteriota bacterium. Protein-coding genes within it:
- a CDS encoding trypsin-like peptidase domain-containing protein yields the protein MFVKAIEEVGGYTKALHMLQRVWGANRIVPGSATLFFVNSDGWALTCAHVAKNFIEGTKIADRFEAFKTERADIPADRNQKNAINQLERKYGFKPGEVIELHTRLIDCVEGNLNLDIKIHGSLDLALLHFRGVSKILCDNFPVFGRDSSEMKQGMSICRLGFPFPEFSNYGYNALTDSIGWNDQGQEFTPRFPIDGMLTRHVADTSGKIIAFELSTPGIRGQSGGPAFGTDGRVWGMQSLTRHLDLDFDVDVELQRGTKVKRVQDSAFLHVGGCIHLDPIKEFMREHDVKFKEG